GGCGGTGAGTAATACTCCCATGATTTGCAAGGGCACAAAGTATTCCTCTGTGAAAGCCATACCAAATGCCTGCAGAGTTAAATCACTCTGGGGAACAATCGGGGGCAGGCCGGATGCAAAATCCTTATGTTTATTTATCCCGATAAAAAGAAGCAGGAAAAGACCGCCCGATAATACCCCGCCCCATATCCAGTCCTGCTTTTTCTCCGCGCGTCCCATCCCATCGACGGATTTGCGCGTGAGCATCACGACGAATAAAACAAGAACGGCAATCGCCCCGGTATAGAGGAGAATCTGTACCGCCCCTAGAAAGTCATTACCTAAAACAATGTAAATCCCTCCCAATGTCGCAAGCGAAAATATCAAGGCATAACCTGCGCGAATCAAGTCCACTAATATCACTGCATAAATCGCACAGGCCAAGACGACCGTGCCTAAGAACATAAAAATGAGGAGTTGCACGGAGAGTTCAGGCATAACGATACTCCCTCTTTTTCGCATCTTTAGTATAAACAATTTGCACGAGCACCCGGTAAGTAGTCCCGATTAAAACAGCACTGATTAACCAGCCAGCTACCCACATCCACGGCCCGGCCTGAGCCGTCAAGGTGTAGATAGCCGATCCAATCAAATTTACAATAGTAAGTGGTAAAAGGAATTTCCATGCCAACG
This genomic window from Verrucomicrobiota bacterium contains:
- a CDS encoding NADH-quinone oxidoreductase subunit J, which encodes MPELSVQLLIFMFLGTVVLACAIYAVILVDLIRAGYALIFSLATLGGIYIVLGNDFLGAVQILLYTGAIAVLVLFVVMLTRKSVDGMGRAEKKQDWIWGGVLSGGLFLLLFIGINKHKDFASGLPPIVPQSDLTLQAFGMAFTEEYFVPLQIMGVLLTAAFIGAALIARPEKKGDESGKDMGAGS